One Paraburkholderia aromaticivorans genomic region harbors:
- a CDS encoding Y-family DNA polymerase, translating to MLWIAVTLPLLSLEAVKPLAPLPDGSLAKPNRRESRDETSQLHDAQNIVEGRCYALADHAHILMPDFDALRAGVHAGHSRSYALALAPGLELLAADAARETQAFEAIALALLTYTPKVSLADAHTLLLEVGSGLRLFGGLRALLSRVSATVAEFGYTERIACAPTAWGAWLLAQARAVRQAHRWHVVKETSLARVLDGLSVSLLPVTQAHRDAFSHVGCTTLADLRQLPRSGVVRRFGGGILDLLAQAYGTRPDPRESFRAPASFHAQLELPSRVDNADALLFAARRLIVQLAGWLSAHHAALSGYTLLLEHELASRHAPKTSSLKVAWAIPSRDAEHLIWLLREKLNQTVLAAPVIELKLVADQIGEYAGQSDTLFPMPESDGDSIARLLERLSARLGPENVLQMSVQDDHRPERAMRVEAYEAQAFSRKKRSPAKARTKIKADKAWLTDALQHAASAEEGRADGDALARVAQATQATQAAQQLNETANAKNNHLSDSQLTDTQTSLDLPDSALPSQPRPVWMLDKPLRLMMRDQRPIYRRPLKMLTRTERIEAGWWDGNRVERDYYVAADDRGHMFWVYRERLSGEWYLQGLFG from the coding sequence ATGCTGTGGATCGCAGTCACATTGCCACTCTTGTCGCTGGAAGCGGTGAAGCCACTCGCGCCGCTTCCGGATGGTTCGCTCGCGAAGCCGAATCGGCGTGAGTCGCGCGACGAGACAAGCCAACTTCACGATGCCCAAAACATCGTCGAAGGGCGTTGTTACGCGCTAGCCGACCACGCGCACATCCTGATGCCGGATTTCGACGCACTGCGTGCCGGCGTGCACGCGGGTCATTCGCGTTCGTACGCCTTGGCGTTAGCCCCGGGGCTCGAACTGCTTGCCGCCGATGCCGCCCGCGAAACTCAGGCATTCGAAGCCATAGCGCTTGCCTTGCTGACGTACACACCAAAAGTGTCGCTTGCCGATGCGCACACCCTGTTGCTGGAAGTCGGCTCCGGTTTGAGGTTGTTCGGCGGCTTGCGCGCATTGTTGTCGCGGGTGTCTGCCACGGTGGCGGAATTCGGTTATACGGAGCGCATCGCCTGCGCGCCGACTGCCTGGGGAGCGTGGCTATTGGCGCAGGCCCGCGCCGTTCGGCAGGCGCACCGCTGGCACGTGGTCAAGGAGACCTCACTCGCGCGTGTCCTCGATGGTTTATCCGTATCGCTGCTGCCGGTAACGCAGGCGCATCGCGATGCGTTTTCGCACGTCGGCTGTACGACGCTGGCCGATTTGCGTCAATTGCCACGCTCGGGTGTCGTGCGACGTTTCGGCGGCGGCATTCTGGATCTGCTGGCACAGGCGTATGGCACGCGCCCGGATCCACGCGAATCGTTTCGTGCGCCGGCGTCGTTTCATGCGCAACTGGAGTTGCCCTCGCGGGTTGATAACGCGGATGCCTTGCTGTTCGCCGCGCGCCGGCTGATCGTGCAGTTGGCCGGTTGGCTGAGCGCGCATCATGCGGCGCTCAGCGGCTATACGTTGCTGCTCGAGCATGAATTGGCGTCGCGTCATGCGCCGAAGACATCGAGCTTGAAGGTCGCGTGGGCCATACCGTCACGCGATGCCGAGCATCTGATCTGGTTGCTGCGGGAAAAATTGAATCAGACCGTGCTGGCGGCACCGGTCATCGAGTTGAAGCTGGTTGCGGATCAAATCGGCGAATATGCCGGGCAGTCGGACACCTTGTTCCCCATGCCCGAATCTGATGGCGATTCGATTGCGCGTCTGCTCGAACGCCTGAGCGCGCGATTGGGGCCGGAGAATGTGCTGCAGATGTCGGTGCAGGACGATCATCGTCCCGAGCGGGCAATGCGCGTCGAAGCCTACGAGGCGCAAGCGTTTTCGCGCAAGAAGCGTTCGCCAGCGAAAGCCCGGACAAAAATTAAAGCAGACAAGGCCTGGCTGACCGATGCATTGCAGCACGCCGCATCGGCGGAGGAGGGGCGCGCAGACGGCGATGCGCTTGCGCGAGTGGCACAAGCGACACAAGCGACACAAGCAGCCCAACAGCTAAACGAAACAGCCAACGCAAAAAACAATCACCTATCGGACTCCCAACTGACTGATACCCAAACCTCGCTCGATCTACCCGACAGTGCGTTGCCGTCGCAGCCTCGCCCGGTCTGGATGCTCGACAAACCGCTGCGCCTGATGATGCGCGACCAGCGGCCGATCTATCGTCGGCCATTGAAAATGCTCACGCGCACCGAGCGGATCGAAGCGGGGTGGTGGGACGGCAACCGGGTGGAGCGCGATTACTATGTCGCGGCCGACGACCGGGGCCATATGTTCTGGGTATACCGCGAACGCCTTAGCGGCGAGTGGTATTTGCAGGGTTTGTTCGGCTGA
- a CDS encoding error-prone DNA polymerase, with product MSLTQRSFLAQQPLATQLPAYAELHCLTNFSFLRGASHPYELVEQAISRGYSALAITDECSLAGVVRAHTALKEIKAERDRQQKEREDKANAAQSEAPSEDAIKIGASQQGTAQQGTTETEALKPVPHLIIGSELNLTDETGEPFCTLVALATNRNGYGNLSELITLARSRADKGSYRLGPSDFTDSLPHLAHLKTLPDCVLMLVPQRAATLSHTLRCAHWLASFAAQRAWIALELWQTGSDDLQIDALRMISKASGLPLVAAGGVLMHARSRKPLQDTMTAIGLVTPLSQCGHALEANAERHMRTRVRLGKLYPRDTLEETLRIAALCRFSLDELKYEYPEELVPADESPSSYLRKLVMAGAMERWPKGIDLKRIGQIEKELGLIADLKYEKYFLTVHDIVSFARSRNILCQGRGSAANSIVCYCLHVTEIDPVHMNMLIERFISRARNEPPDIDVDFEHQRREEVIQYIYTKYGRHRAALTASLITYHARSALKDVGKALGLEVSLIERISKSQQWWDGTDAVAKYLAEAGFDANSHITQNLIRLTKELRAFPRHLSQHVGGFVIAKDKLSRLVPIENATMKDRSVIEWDKDDIDALKLLKVDVLALGMLSAIRRALEFVALRRGFPKFRMQDIPREDRAVYEMCGHADTIGVFQIESRAQQSMLPRLKPNKYYDLVIEVAIVRPGPIQGGMVHPYLRRKQGLEAVDYAKDELRPVLERTLGVPIFQEQVMHLAMVAAKYTGEQADQLRRAMAAWRRSGNLAKYQKDLNERMLKRGYEQEFIDRICKQIEGFGEYGFPESHAASFALLVYLSAWLKRYEPAAFLAGLLNSQPLGFYSPSQLVQDAKRHGVEVLPPDVTLSDWESTFERRGHEGQRISADETCLHRQQAVLSAQQLRDLSLRRLTVSRTVRRAAQRLTARVFQPSNTYGARGPAVRIGMQLIKGLAQGAAERIMAARTESQFTDVDDLARRAALTRRDLEALAAANALVSIAGHRREAWWAVTAQHTVPKLLRDAPIAEAPLMLPQATESREIVDDYASLGLTLNLHPLALLRARLAQHRFRTAAELAACQHGTLARACGIVTVRQRPGTANGTVFVSIEDETGSINVIVWPSLVEKQRKVLLGASLLAVYGVLQRDDGVATGGDNAGNRVSANQAKAKQKNKGEVIHLVAHRLEDHSEWLGELATASRDFH from the coding sequence ATGTCCCTAACCCAGCGGTCATTCCTTGCGCAGCAGCCACTTGCCACTCAGTTGCCGGCGTATGCGGAATTGCATTGCCTGACTAATTTCTCGTTTCTGCGGGGCGCATCGCATCCCTATGAGCTCGTCGAGCAGGCGATATCGCGCGGCTACAGCGCGCTTGCCATCACCGACGAATGCTCGTTGGCCGGCGTCGTGCGCGCTCACACGGCGTTAAAGGAAATCAAAGCGGAGCGGGACCGTCAGCAGAAAGAGCGCGAGGACAAGGCAAACGCTGCACAATCGGAAGCGCCTTCAGAAGACGCGATAAAAATCGGAGCGTCGCAACAGGGAACCGCGCAACAGGGAACCACGGAAACCGAGGCACTAAAACCTGTCCCTCACCTGATCATCGGCAGCGAACTCAATCTGACCGACGAAACCGGCGAGCCCTTCTGCACCCTGGTCGCGCTAGCAACCAACCGCAACGGTTACGGCAATCTTTCCGAGCTGATTACGCTAGCCCGCTCGCGCGCGGACAAAGGCAGCTATCGCCTCGGTCCGTCCGACTTCACCGATTCTTTACCCCATCTGGCGCATCTGAAGACGTTGCCCGATTGCGTCCTGATGCTCGTACCACAGCGCGCGGCAACGCTCTCGCATACGCTGCGTTGCGCGCATTGGCTCGCCTCGTTCGCTGCACAACGGGCGTGGATCGCGCTCGAACTCTGGCAAACGGGCAGCGACGATCTTCAGATCGACGCCTTGCGCATGATTTCAAAAGCGAGCGGTTTGCCGCTGGTCGCGGCAGGCGGCGTTCTCATGCATGCCCGATCGCGCAAGCCTTTGCAGGACACGATGACCGCCATCGGCCTCGTCACGCCGCTATCGCAATGCGGCCATGCGCTCGAAGCGAATGCGGAGCGGCACATGCGTACGCGCGTGCGGCTTGGCAAACTGTATCCGCGCGATACGCTGGAAGAAACGCTGCGTATCGCCGCGCTATGCCGTTTCTCGCTCGACGAACTCAAGTACGAGTATCCCGAGGAACTGGTGCCCGCCGACGAGTCGCCATCGAGTTATCTGCGCAAGCTGGTCATGGCCGGTGCGATGGAGCGCTGGCCCAAGGGCATCGACCTGAAGCGAATCGGTCAGATCGAAAAGGAGTTGGGACTGATCGCCGATCTGAAATACGAAAAGTATTTTCTGACGGTGCACGACATCGTGAGTTTCGCGCGCTCCAGAAACATTCTCTGCCAGGGGCGCGGTTCAGCGGCGAATTCGATCGTTTGTTATTGCCTGCACGTGACGGAAATCGATCCGGTGCACATGAACATGTTGATCGAGCGTTTCATCTCGCGCGCGCGCAACGAGCCGCCTGATATCGACGTCGACTTCGAGCATCAGCGGCGCGAAGAGGTGATTCAATATATCTATACGAAGTACGGCCGTCATCGGGCGGCACTCACTGCATCGCTGATTACGTATCATGCGCGCAGTGCACTGAAAGACGTTGGCAAGGCACTGGGTCTCGAGGTGTCGTTGATCGAACGGATCAGCAAGTCGCAACAATGGTGGGACGGCACGGATGCAGTCGCCAAATATCTGGCCGAAGCGGGCTTCGACGCCAACTCGCACATCACGCAGAATCTGATTCGCCTCACGAAGGAGTTGCGCGCTTTCCCGCGTCATCTGTCGCAACACGTCGGCGGTTTTGTGATAGCGAAGGACAAGCTGTCGCGACTCGTGCCGATCGAGAACGCGACAATGAAAGACCGCAGCGTGATCGAGTGGGACAAGGACGATATCGACGCGCTCAAGCTGCTGAAAGTCGACGTGCTGGCGCTCGGCATGTTGTCGGCCATCCGCCGCGCGCTGGAATTCGTCGCGTTGAGGCGCGGCTTTCCGAAGTTCAGGATGCAGGATATTCCGCGCGAGGATCGAGCCGTCTACGAAATGTGCGGCCATGCCGATACGATCGGCGTATTCCAGATCGAATCGCGTGCGCAGCAAAGCATGCTGCCGCGTCTGAAGCCCAACAAGTACTACGATCTCGTGATCGAAGTGGCGATCGTACGGCCCGGGCCGATTCAGGGCGGCATGGTGCATCCCTATCTGCGTCGCAAGCAGGGGCTCGAGGCGGTCGACTACGCGAAGGATGAATTGCGTCCCGTGCTCGAACGTACGCTCGGTGTGCCGATTTTCCAGGAGCAGGTCATGCATCTGGCGATGGTTGCGGCGAAATATACCGGTGAGCAAGCCGATCAGTTGCGGCGCGCGATGGCCGCATGGCGGCGCAGCGGCAACCTGGCGAAGTATCAGAAGGATTTGAACGAGCGGATGCTCAAGCGCGGTTATGAACAGGAGTTCATCGACCGCATCTGCAAACAGATCGAAGGCTTCGGCGAGTATGGTTTTCCGGAGAGCCATGCGGCGAGCTTCGCGCTGCTCGTCTATCTCAGCGCGTGGTTGAAGCGCTATGAACCGGCTGCTTTTCTGGCGGGTTTGCTGAACAGTCAGCCGTTGGGGTTTTATTCGCCGTCGCAACTCGTTCAGGATGCGAAGCGTCACGGCGTCGAGGTGTTGCCGCCCGACGTGACCTTGAGCGATTGGGAGTCGACATTCGAGAGACGTGGTCATGAAGGACAGCGGATCTCAGCGGACGAAACCTGTTTGCATCGTCAGCAAGCCGTACTATCGGCGCAGCAATTGCGCGATCTTTCGCTGCGGCGTCTGACGGTGAGCAGGACGGTCCGGCGCGCGGCACAGCGATTGACTGCCCGCGTGTTTCAACCGTCGAACACTTATGGCGCGCGCGGCCCCGCTGTGCGCATCGGCATGCAGCTGATCAAGGGTCTGGCGCAAGGGGCCGCCGAGCGCATCATGGCCGCTCGAACCGAGTCGCAGTTTACCGATGTCGACGATCTGGCGCGCCGTGCGGCCCTGACGCGGCGCGATCTCGAAGCGCTTGCCGCGGCGAACGCGCTGGTCAGTATCGCGGGACATCGACGCGAAGCGTGGTGGGCCGTGACGGCGCAGCACACGGTGCCCAAACTGCTGCGCGATGCGCCGATCGCCGAAGCGCCGCTGATGTTGCCGCAGGCAACCGAAAGCCGCGAAATCGTCGACGACTACGCGAGCCTTGGCCTCACGCTTAATCTTCATCCGCTCGCGCTATTGCGCGCACGCCTTGCCCAGCATCGTTTTCGCACGGCCGCCGAACTCGCCGCATGTCAGCACGGCACGCTGGCGCGAGCGTGCGGCATCGTCACCGTGCGGCAGCGGCCTGGCACGGCAAACGGCACGGTGTTCGTTTCCATCGAAGACGAAACCGGTTCGATCAATGTGATTGTCTGGCCGTCGCTGGTGGAAAAGCAACGCAAGGTTTTGCTGGGCGCATCGTTACTGGCGGTCTACGGCGTTTTGCAGCGCGACGACGGCGTGGCGACCGGCGGTGACAATGCCGGCAACAGAGTGAGCGCGAATCAGGCAAAGGCGAAACAGAAAAACAAGGGTGAGGTGATCCATCTCGTCGCTCATCGCCTTGAGGACCACAGCGAATGGCTGGGTGAACTGGCCACGGCGAGCCGCGATTTTCATTGA
- a CDS encoding dTDP-4-dehydrorhamnose reductase family protein produces MFKVAVIGASGLLGRALVDELAQQAGWQVVATAVSRPAPGKVALDIRNARAVEQFVEREAPDALVIAAAERRPDVCEHDPALARALNVDAVRTLAAAANRRGAWTLSISTDYVFDGTHPPYQHDSAPAPLNAYGHSKLEGERALTESTDLGCVLRLPLLYGPIASWAESAVTSLVPAIAGSATPGSKPAVMDAWAIRYPTFTPDVAFVIRQMLERHAQGDAIGGIVQWSGDEPMNKYEIAVRLAEALQLDAHLTPQPTPTDSTPRPHNCHLASTRLDALGIGRRTPFDTAIRRVLAAFPWRGAAQA; encoded by the coding sequence ATGTTCAAAGTTGCCGTCATTGGTGCCTCCGGGCTGCTCGGCCGCGCGCTCGTCGACGAACTGGCGCAGCAGGCCGGTTGGCAAGTCGTCGCCACAGCGGTCAGCCGGCCGGCGCCGGGCAAGGTCGCGCTGGATATCCGCAACGCGCGGGCGGTCGAGCAGTTCGTCGAGCGCGAAGCGCCGGACGCGCTCGTGATTGCCGCGGCAGAGCGTCGGCCGGACGTGTGCGAGCATGATCCGGCGCTGGCCCGCGCGCTGAATGTCGATGCGGTGCGCACCCTTGCCGCGGCGGCGAACCGACGCGGCGCATGGACGCTGTCGATCTCTACCGATTACGTGTTCGACGGCACGCACCCGCCCTACCAGCACGATTCCGCGCCTGCGCCGCTCAACGCCTATGGGCACAGCAAGCTCGAAGGCGAGCGCGCGCTGACTGAATCGACCGACCTCGGCTGCGTGCTGCGTTTGCCGCTGCTGTACGGGCCGATCGCCAGTTGGGCGGAGTCGGCCGTGACGAGTCTCGTGCCGGCGATCGCCGGGTCGGCGACGCCCGGAAGCAAACCCGCCGTCATGGATGCATGGGCGATCCGTTACCCCACCTTCACGCCGGACGTCGCGTTCGTGATCCGGCAGATGCTCGAACGGCATGCACAAGGCGACGCGATCGGAGGCATCGTGCAATGGTCCGGCGACGAACCGATGAACAAGTACGAGATCGCCGTGCGCCTTGCCGAAGCGCTGCAACTCGATGCGCATCTGACGCCGCAACCTACGCCGACCGATTCGACGCCTCGGCCACATAACTGCCACTTGGCTTCGACCCGGCTCGATGCGCTCGGAATAGGCCGGCGCACGCCGTTCGATACGGCGATTCGGCGAGTGTTAGCGGCGTTTCCCTGGCGCGGCGCCGCGCAAGCGTAG
- a CDS encoding heavy-metal-associated domain-containing protein, with the protein MTIEFQVEGMSCQHCVTAVTNAIREHDEAAQVHVDLASGRVAVESAQPAETLKAAIDEAGYTVTGITSGATSGSPGAAR; encoded by the coding sequence ATGACGATCGAATTCCAGGTAGAAGGCATGAGCTGCCAGCATTGTGTGACAGCGGTCACGAACGCCATCCGCGAACACGACGAAGCCGCGCAAGTCCACGTGGATCTGGCATCCGGGCGCGTCGCCGTGGAATCGGCGCAACCGGCCGAGACGCTGAAGGCTGCCATCGACGAAGCCGGCTACACCGTGACGGGCATCACAAGCGGCGCGACCAGCGGCTCACCCGGCGCGGCCCGTTAA
- the cueR gene encoding Cu(I)-responsive transcriptional regulator, with protein MNIGEAARASGLTAKMIRYYESVGLLAAKSRTSANYRVYGPQEVHSLRFIRQARRLGFLIEDIRRLLALWHDRSRASAEVKTIALEHVAELDRRIAELTDMRDTLAHLADHCHGDDRPDCPIIERLADTDVVSGQGCHPI; from the coding sequence ATGAATATCGGTGAAGCGGCCCGCGCGTCGGGCCTCACGGCGAAAATGATCCGCTACTACGAGAGCGTCGGCTTGCTGGCGGCGAAATCGCGTACCAGCGCCAACTATCGCGTATACGGTCCGCAAGAGGTTCATTCGCTGCGCTTCATCCGCCAGGCGCGCCGGCTCGGCTTTCTGATCGAGGACATTCGACGGCTGCTGGCACTGTGGCACGATCGCTCGCGGGCCAGCGCCGAGGTGAAGACCATTGCGCTGGAGCACGTCGCGGAACTTGATCGCCGCATCGCCGAACTGACTGACATGCGCGACACGTTGGCACACCTAGCTGACCATTGTCACGGCGACGACCGTCCTGATTGTCCGATTATCGAGCGGCTCGCCGATACCGATGTGGTTTCGGGGCAGGGTTGTCATCCGATTTGA
- a CDS encoding DUF3563 family protein, translating to MFAYVLEKLSTWFETAERTRREAYLASSSDIVQLEQRIRSLETNGYSL from the coding sequence ATGTTTGCATACGTACTTGAAAAGCTGAGCACCTGGTTTGAAACCGCTGAACGCACCCGTCGCGAAGCCTACCTGGCATCGTCGTCGGACATCGTCCAACTCGAACAGCGCATCCGCTCACTCGAAACCAACGGCTACTCGCTGTAA
- a CDS encoding ABC transporter substrate-binding protein: MPTHWMRQAAGACVTLLALAALPGAVLAKDTPEKPALTMAVGGLPGLYYLPVLAAQQLGYFKDEGLDVTLEDFAGGSKALEAVVGGSADVGAGAFEHTLFMQEKGQHYRAFALMGRAPQIVVAVLKSKVDQLKTLADFKGAKVGVSAPGSSTDLVLTVALRKAGVQRNEISAIGVGSGASVLAAVSGGQIDALSNVDPMMTKLARSGAIKVLVDTRTVKGTQEVFGGTMPAATLYASDNFIQKYPKTTQALANAIVRADHWLQTASDADLLKMVPPAYLLNDSALYVEAFHNVRDAYSPDGLMPADGPATSLRALSSFDNRFDPKKIDLNATYTNDFARKAAAQLK, encoded by the coding sequence ATGCCGACTCACTGGATGCGACAGGCCGCCGGCGCCTGCGTCACGCTGCTTGCGCTGGCTGCGCTGCCTGGCGCTGTGCTCGCCAAAGACACACCGGAAAAACCCGCGTTGACGATGGCCGTCGGAGGCCTGCCGGGCCTCTACTATCTGCCGGTGCTCGCCGCGCAACAGTTGGGCTACTTCAAGGACGAAGGCCTCGACGTCACGCTCGAGGATTTCGCGGGCGGATCGAAAGCACTGGAAGCGGTCGTAGGCGGCAGCGCCGACGTCGGCGCCGGCGCATTCGAGCACACGCTGTTCATGCAGGAGAAAGGACAGCATTACCGGGCGTTCGCGTTGATGGGGCGCGCGCCGCAAATCGTCGTCGCGGTGCTGAAATCGAAGGTCGATCAGCTCAAGACTCTGGCGGACTTCAAAGGCGCGAAAGTCGGCGTGAGCGCGCCGGGTTCGTCGACGGATCTCGTGCTCACCGTGGCTTTGCGCAAAGCAGGCGTGCAGCGCAACGAGATTTCTGCGATCGGCGTGGGCAGCGGCGCCTCCGTGCTCGCCGCGGTAAGCGGCGGCCAGATCGACGCGCTCTCCAACGTCGATCCGATGATGACCAAGCTGGCGCGCAGCGGCGCGATCAAGGTGCTGGTCGACACACGCACGGTGAAGGGCACGCAGGAGGTGTTCGGCGGAACGATGCCGGCGGCGACGCTGTATGCCTCGGACAATTTCATCCAGAAGTATCCGAAGACGACGCAGGCGCTCGCCAATGCGATCGTGCGCGCGGATCACTGGCTGCAGACCGCGAGCGATGCCGATTTGCTGAAGATGGTGCCGCCGGCCTATCTGCTCAACGACTCGGCGCTCTATGTGGAGGCTTTCCACAACGTGCGCGACGCTTATTCGCCCGACGGCTTGATGCCTGCTGACGGCCCCGCGACCTCGTTGCGCGCATTGTCTTCGTTCGATAACCGGTTCGATCCGAAAAAGATCGACCTGAACGCGACCTATACCAACGACTTCGCCCGCAAGGCTGCGGCACAGCTCAAGTAG
- a CDS encoding 23S rRNA (adenine(2030)-N(6))-methyltransferase RlmJ, with amino-acid sequence MLSYRHAFHAGNHADVLKHAVVLQLLRYLGQKDKSYWYIDTHAGAGVYSLKEGYATKTGEFQTGIAKLWERNDLPSMFADYVDEVSALNPDGQLRFYPGSPYIAWRQMREQDRMRLFELHTTEIDVLRHNFRDAGRRAMLYAGDGFDGILALLPPAPRRALVLLDPSYEDKRDYTRTLRSVEECLKRFPTGTYAVWYPQVRRPESQRFPDQLKKLQERNWLHVSLTVSNPPEDGFGLFGSGMFILNPPYTLAKTLKDQMPWLVKALGEDKAAQFKVEYRGD; translated from the coding sequence ATGCTCAGCTACCGCCACGCCTTTCATGCAGGCAATCACGCCGACGTTCTGAAACACGCCGTCGTGTTGCAGCTTCTGCGCTACCTTGGCCAGAAGGACAAGTCCTACTGGTATATCGACACGCATGCGGGCGCCGGCGTCTATTCGCTGAAGGAAGGTTACGCGACCAAAACCGGCGAGTTCCAGACCGGCATTGCCAAACTGTGGGAGCGTAACGATCTGCCGTCGATGTTCGCCGACTACGTCGACGAAGTGAGCGCGCTCAATCCGGACGGCCAGTTACGTTTCTATCCCGGCTCGCCGTATATCGCGTGGCGGCAGATGCGCGAACAGGACCGCATGCGCCTGTTCGAACTGCACACCACTGAAATCGACGTGCTGCGCCACAATTTCCGTGACGCGGGCCGCCGCGCGATGCTGTATGCGGGCGACGGCTTCGACGGCATCCTCGCCTTGTTGCCGCCGGCCCCACGCCGGGCGTTGGTGCTACTCGATCCGTCGTATGAGGACAAGCGTGACTACACGCGCACGCTGCGCAGCGTCGAAGAATGCCTGAAGCGTTTTCCGACCGGCACGTATGCCGTCTGGTATCCGCAGGTGAGGCGCCCTGAATCGCAGCGCTTCCCCGATCAATTGAAGAAATTGCAGGAGCGGAACTGGCTGCACGTGAGCCTGACTGTCAGCAATCCGCCAGAGGATGGTTTTGGACTTTTCGGCAGCGGCATGTTCATTCTGAACCCGCCGTATACGCTGGCAAAAACGCTGAAGGACCAGATGCCCTGGCTCGTCAAGGCGCTTGGCGAAGACAAGGCCGCGCAGTTTAAGGTGGAGTATCGCGGCGACTGA
- a CDS encoding potassium channel beta subunit family protein codes for MNYRRLGRSGLQVSELSIGSWVTYGNQVDTHAARESLAAARDAGVNFFDNAEVYAGGKSEEIMGQALKELAWPRVSYVVSTKFFWGLAEAPNQYHTLNRKYLLNAIDASLKRLQLDYVDLVFCHRPDPNTPVEETVWAMSDMITRGKALYWGTSEWSADEIRAAYDIAERHHLHKPVMEQPQYNLFHRKRVEDEYKRLYEDIGLGLTTWSPLASGLLTGKYRDGVPADSRAQLQGYDWLRKQVTDAGKNNVVGKLGKVADELGCTIGQLAIGWILKNPNVSTVITGASRVEQIGENMKSADVAERITPEIKTRIEEIIGDAHD; via the coding sequence ATGAATTATCGACGTCTGGGCCGTTCCGGCCTGCAAGTCAGCGAACTGTCCATCGGCTCGTGGGTCACCTACGGCAATCAGGTGGACACCCACGCAGCGCGCGAATCGCTCGCGGCCGCGCGCGACGCGGGAGTCAACTTCTTCGACAACGCCGAGGTGTATGCCGGCGGCAAATCCGAAGAAATCATGGGCCAGGCGCTCAAGGAACTGGCGTGGCCGCGCGTGAGCTATGTGGTGTCGACGAAATTCTTCTGGGGACTCGCGGAAGCGCCGAACCAATACCACACGCTGAACCGCAAATATTTGCTGAACGCGATCGACGCGTCGCTCAAACGGCTGCAGCTCGACTATGTCGATCTGGTGTTCTGTCATCGTCCGGACCCGAACACGCCGGTGGAGGAGACCGTCTGGGCCATGAGCGACATGATCACTCGCGGCAAGGCGCTGTACTGGGGCACGTCCGAATGGAGCGCCGATGAAATCCGCGCCGCTTATGACATCGCGGAGCGGCATCATCTGCACAAGCCGGTCATGGAGCAGCCGCAGTACAACCTGTTCCACCGCAAGCGCGTCGAGGACGAATACAAGCGGCTTTACGAGGACATCGGCCTCGGGCTGACTACGTGGAGTCCGCTCGCGTCCGGTTTGCTGACCGGTAAATACCGTGACGGCGTGCCGGCCGACAGCCGCGCGCAATTGCAAGGCTACGACTGGCTGCGCAAGCAGGTCACCGACGCGGGCAAGAACAACGTGGTCGGCAAGCTCGGCAAAGTGGCGGACGAGTTAGGCTGCACGATCGGTCAACTCGCCATTGGCTGGATTCTGAAGAATCCGAATGTCAGTACGGTGATTACGGGTGCGTCGCGGGTCGAACAGATCGGCGAGAACATGAAGTCCGCCGACGTGGCCGAGCGGATCACGCCGGAGATCAAAACGCGAATCGAGGAGATTATCGGCGACGCGCACGACTGA